The genomic region gtggtccaAAGAAGCGATATAAGGAtaccctcaaggtctctcttaagaattttggaacTGGTTGCAGAAGTGGAAGCCGCTGGCCGAGGCTGCTGCTCCTTCCCTGCCCGCCCGCccgccgctgccgctgctgctgcttcagcttcctcgctgcttcagcttcctctctGCTTCCCGGGAGCGCGAGGCCGGACCGCCTGTGGATGGTTAGATAGCCCCCGCCGCCAGCCCCCCGTCCTCCCCGTATCCAGCACGGACCcgacggcggcggcggctgcagcgagaggaggaggaggcggaagATGGCGGGACGGCTGCCGGCCTGTGTGGTGGACTGTGGCACCGGGTATACAAAACTTGGATATGCTGGAAATACAGAACCACAgtttatcatcccttcatgtatTGCTATCAAGGAGTCTGCAAAAGTAGGAGATCAAGCACAAAGGAGGGCGATGAAGGGTGTTGATGATCTAGACTTCTTTATTGGGGATGAAGCAATAGAAAAGCCAACTTATGCAACAAAGTGGCCAATCCGTCATGGTATAGTTGAAGATTGGGACTTGATGGAAAGATTTATGGAACAAGTGATCTTTAAATACCTAAGAGCAGAACCTGaagatcattattttcttttgactGAACCTCCTCTAAATACACCAGAAAACAGGGAATATACAGCTGAAATTATGTTTGAATCTTTCAATGTTCCAGGCCTATACATAGCTGTACAGGCTGTCCTTGCTTTAGCTGCGTCTTGGACATCAAGACAGGTAGGAGAGCGGACGTTGACTGGTACAGTTATAGACAGTGGAGATGGTGTCACTCACGTCATTCCTGTGGCTGAAGGGTATGTGATTGGCAGCTGTATCAAGCACATTCCAATTGCTGGGAGAGATATAACATATTTTATTCAGCAGTTATTGAGAGAACGAGAAGTAGGAATTCCTCCTGAACAATCCCTGGAAACAGCTAAGGCAGTAAAGGAACGTTACAGTTATGTCTGCCCAGATTTAGTCAAAGAATTTAACAAGTATGATACAGATGGGTCAAAGTGGATTAAACAGTATACTGGAATCAATgcaatctcaaaaaaagaattttccatTGACGTTGGTTATGAACGGTTCCTGGGTCCAGAAATCTTCTTTCACCCAGAGTTTGCTAATCCAGATTTCACACAACCTATCTCAGAAGTAGTAGATGAAGTAATTCAGAATTGTCCCATTGATGTCAGACGTCCTCCCTACAAGAATATTGTCCTCTCTGGAGGTTCAACTATGTTCAGGGATTTTGGACGTCGACTACAACGGGATTTGAAAAGAACTGTTGATGCAAGGTTGAAGCTAAgtgaagaattaagtggtggtaGACTGAAGCCCAAGCCTATTGATGTGCAAGTCATTACACACCACATGCAGCGATATGCGGTATGGTTTGGGGGATCAATGCTGGCTTCCACACCTGAGTTCTACCAAGTATGCCACACCAAAAAGGATTATGAAGAAATTGGACCTAGTATTTGCCGCCACAACCCAGTGTTTGGAGTCATGTCTTAAAATTGACTTCATAGTTATAACAGTTAGGGAAGTGGGGAAGAGCTCATCTTTCTGATTACCTGTTTTGTCTGGATGGCTGATATTAAGACAGCAAACTGACTTGACAAGAAAAAGACCAAACATAGTTCAAcaggaatattttaataaatgtatcAACATACGAATGTAGAAGAAAgccaaaataattaaaagtgtT from Trichosurus vulpecula isolate mTriVul1 chromosome 8, mTriVul1.pri, whole genome shotgun sequence harbors:
- the LOC118828153 gene encoding actin-related protein 3-like; translated protein: MAGRLPACVVDCGTGYTKLGYAGNTEPQFIIPSCIAIKESAKVGDQAQRRAMKGVDDLDFFIGDEAIEKPTYATKWPIRHGIVEDWDLMERFMEQVIFKYLRAEPEDHYFLLTEPPLNTPENREYTAEIMFESFNVPGLYIAVQAVLALAASWTSRQVGERTLTGTVIDSGDGVTHVIPVAEGYVIGSCIKHIPIAGRDITYFIQQLLREREVGIPPEQSLETAKAVKERYSYVCPDLVKEFNKYDTDGSKWIKQYTGINAISKKEFSIDVGYERFLGPEIFFHPEFANPDFTQPISEVVDEVIQNCPIDVRRPPYKNIVLSGGSTMFRDFGRRLQRDLKRTVDARLKLSEELSGGRLKPKPIDVQVITHHMQRYAVWFGGSMLASTPEFYQVCHTKKDYEEIGPSICRHNPVFGVMS